Genomic segment of Pochonia chlamydosporia 170 chromosome 1, whole genome shotgun sequence:
ATAGCCGATGATGCTGCCCAGCTAGAGGCTATGGGGCATAAACAAGAACTTAAGCGCAACTTTTCCATGATATCCATGTTGGGCTTGGCGtttgccattctcaacacTTGGACGGCTCTGGCAGCCTCAATTACACTTGCACTTCCCTCTGGAGGAACCAGCGCCGTCATTTGGGGTCTCATGGTCGCCGGAGTTTGCAATCTGTGCCTCGCAGCCTCTCTCGCCGAATTTCTTTCCGCGTATCCCACCGCAGGTGGACAGTATCACTGGGCAGCCATTATCTCCTGGAAGAAGTCGAGCCGAGCCATCAGCTATGTGACCGGATGGATCAATGTTTGCGGATGGGTCGCTTTGAGTGCTACAGGTCCATTACTGGGTAGCACTTTCATTGTCAACATTATTTCTCTCTTCAATCACGAGTACGATGCGAAGCCGTGGCATCAATTCCTGATCTACATTGGCTTTGCACTCATTGCTCTCGTCATTAACGCTTTCTTGACGAGGCTCCTTCCATACTTTACCAaggcagccttcttctggTCCATAACCGgtttcgtcatcatcgttATTACTGTGCTGGCATGTGCGTCACCTGATTTCCAGACTGGCGACTTTGTGTATGgccaattcatcaacaatgtGGGATGGCCAgatggcttggcttggcttcttggacttcttcaGGGCGCTTTTGCATTAACCGGTGGGTGACTTATATCCCCCATTGATTTACGCACGTTCCAAATACTCAAGTACTAATAAATCCAGGCTTTGACGCTACCGCACACATGATTGAAGAAATTCCCGACCCTCAGCGACAAGGCCCCAAGATTATGCTCTACtgcattggcattggcatgttCACAGGGTTCATTTTTCTCAGTGGTCTTCTCTTTTGCGTCAATaacattgacaatgtcaTCGAAGCCGGATGGGGACCTCTATTGGAAATCTTCATGCAAGCAACCAAGAGCAAGGCTGGGAGCACCTGTCTTCTCATATTCCCCTTGCTCTGCATGGTCTTTACCACGACTACGCTAGTCTGCACGAGCACACGAATGAGCTATGCGTTTGCGCGAGATCGCGGTATGCCGTTTAGCAGCTTCTTTGCACGGGTTCACCCTACACTCGACGTTCCTCTGAACGCCCTGTTTTGGACAGTCGCTTGGGTCATTGTGTTCGGCTGCATCTTCTTGGGGTCTAGCAGCACGTTCAACGCCATTACTGCTGCATCTGTTGTTGCTTTGGGAGTGACTTATGCTATCCCTCCGGCTATCAATGTTCTCCGCGGTCGTAAAATGCTGCCAGAGAACAGAACCTTCAAGTTGACCGGTGTATTCGGCTGGACACTGAACATCGTACGTCTTATCGTCTCTTATCAGTGTATAGGTGCTGTAGCTAACAAACCCATAGGTCGGCATTCTGTGGTCTATCCTCACAACTGTTCTTTTCGTTTTCCCACCCGAAATTCCCGTCACAGCAAACAACATGAACTATTGCATCGTCGCGTTCGGTGTCATGCTTCTCATAGCCGGAGGTACATGGGTCTTCGATGGTCGCAAGCACTACGAGGGTCCGCATCTGGATGTTCAGGGATTGATTGAAGGCAAGGTGGAAGGCATGGAGCCTGTCAAGGGGGTTGATTCGGAGAATAAGACACAGGAGGAGTTGGTTGAGGCGCGCACTACTATCCCTATAGATGCTTAAATGTGTTGTAGTGAGGAATGAGAATTGTTCAACTGTCAAGTTGACTATAATCAATGTGCCGTACTACAAATGCCTAAACGTAAGCTGCGCCATAAATATTCAAGAACAGAGAGACTACGTGCTTAATTGAATCGATGCAGCTAACCCGCCTGTTACACTTGAAGGAGCTATTCAGAAGCTCGCTATCATTCTCGGATATTGCAGTTACTATAGGTTGCGATGCGGGAACGGCATGCAAGCGCATGAACATCGTGTTTAGACCCAAGAAACTCCTTCCATTCGGGCCGTATGTAGAGAAACGGAACGAAAATTCCGAGAGAACCGTAAGCCAGCATGAGACGGAAGAGCATTTTGGGTATGACATCATTTTATCAATTGGGCTGGTTCTAGGGTAGCCGTGTGATCTACCCGGCGCATCATTCACACCACGCTCTCGACATTCTATTCCTTCATTAAAGAGCATCGATGAATTGATACCCTATTCCCTTTGATGTCGTTGGGCGTACGTCTGATATGAATCAATGAAATTCGAGCTGTTGGGTGACTATGTGTGACGTGGATGACTGAATCGTTTGCCCATCTCCGCAACGACGAGGTGAACAATGGATGTGAAACAATCCCAGTCTCCCCTTTTCAGCGTCGCCTAAATAGAACTCTCCCCTTAGTCTGCAAACAGCTGGAGAACAGGGAAGTTGAGTACCTTCGGGTAGGGCAGCAATTTCCTCATGAATCACTACCTTTTACCGACGGAACAATTTCCGTTCACCACTGTCAACAGGACGCACAGCATTCATCAGCCAGCTTGATGTCTTAGGTGCTAGTGCTTGTACAGGTCGGGTTGGTTCCAGCCGTGGCGCCGACATTGGCTTTTAGGCTGTGATGGCCTGCCAATGTGATAGGTTGGTTACGTTGTTTGGGTTGGATCTACGGCTTCGCTTGTTCACAGGAACTTGGGGTACGGCTTGAAACGATGTCATAATTCGTGGGGTAAAACTCACGCCAGCCGTCAATTGATGTGCCACATCCCCGTTGGGATGTTCGCCAAatggtggttggttggacCAAGTTGCGGAGCAGTGTTTGTTGGTCGTGGACGGCAAATGAATCCTgtagtacggagtacctaaTTCAGTGGACGTGCAAGCTCCTAGTGGTAAAATTGCGCGGTGCAGGGTGAGCAATCATTCAATAAATTGCGGTGACAGTGCTCTTCATGGTTTCATGTGGGAGTTCGACCATGTTGTAATGAATGACGACCAAATTAGCTCGATTCCCTCAAGTGTCCAGCCTATTCCTGTCtgccctttttctttgtAGAGAGGCCTTCAGATTCATAGCAAACTATGTTTCTGTGCTAGTAACTAGCCTTGTTGTTTCTAAAGTGGGAGTCACGTTGACACCACAGTTTATTTGACTGCCTGAAATTCCCCATAAACCACTGGAGGCGGTGAACAGGATATTGCACAAATGCCTCACTTTTCCTACACTTGATGCATTTGCTGTTGTGAAGTACATACGTGTGACCCATGAAGGCTATTCATTGTGGTCAATTGTTAGCAAGGCACGAGACCACATATGTCTTATCCGAGAACCGACAAGGTTTGCTGTAGTGAGCTAAGTCGCAAGGGCTGGGGTAATAGGACGGAGAAAGTTTGCACTTGTGCTTGGCTGGAAATGTATGAAAGCGGATCGAGGAATCGAGTGTAGGTACAGTATGATCACGAGCACTTTGGTTGCTTGCTGGTACTTCTCAAAACTGTCAGCGTCGCATTGAGAGATCTCGAATACTCGCATCGGGAATCTTACGGCACTCACCACCCTCCATGGCGTGGCGGCTGTGCCGAACTTTCATGGTGATATTGAGGCAGACGTCTCAAGTTTTGTCTTGAGAATCCGCATTTGCCCTGTTGATATTGCAAGGCGAGGTAAATGCCGCTTGTTTTGATCCATTGGCACTCCACCTCGCCTACTCTCCTCACCGAGGTTTTGATATTAAATACCAGACTCTACCGAGTAGTGCGGAGTAGATACCGACATGTCGGCCGTTGTGGATCAGCATCACGCGCTCATTGAAAACTCAACTAGGTCTTAAGCGCCCGACGCAGCCGCATTCAATGTGCAGATGACAGCGTACAGCTGtgatgttcaatgtttgttcCGCCTCATCACAGTTCAAAGGACGCGCCATCTCCATTGTATGTATGAGGGCATTGAGGGCACACATACGCCGCATAGAGTAGATGGAAGAAATACGGCACACTGGGCCATTGCGTCTTGCTCTCGGAAGCCGAAGCACCAGGCATCAACTCTCCATGATGTCAATATATTTTGTTGGCGTGTTGGTAGCACCAAATGGCTCTCGGACGCCTAGTCCCGTTTGGCCACAAGAGCGGTCTGTCCACAGTCTTCCACGCGGCAGGCCGTTCAAATGTTCCCCGCAATGtggatgtcaactggtagcAACTGGTAGCATTCTGTGGCCAACTTCGTCCGTGATGAAAATGTCTCGACTCTCGAGGTTCGGGATTGCACTTATTTTTGGTGACAACTTGTCTTAGCAGTCTGACATGAGGTAATTGACGATTGGCGACTTGTGTTTTGAGACATTGTGGCGTTGGCCTTGCCGCTGTAGTCTGGCCGATTGAGGTATCCTGGCGGGTAAAAGGATGCTGAATTGACAAAGTAGTGGCTGAAATCGGGAGGGAGGGATGGAAATGCAGTAGCCTGATGCTAAATGCAACAGACTTTGTTAGATGTGCAtacagcaacaaggccaagaggaagaagatcCTCATGTAACAAATTTGAAGTGGGAGCGATGGTCAGCATGGAGTCAGGGGGGCTGGGGGCATGGGATTTgggtacagagtacggagtacggagtacaacaGCTGGGAAACCTTCAAAGGCCGCATCGTGCCTGCCAAATTGTGCATTGTCTTGCTTTGCCCTGCTTCACCTGCGGGCAAGAGGCAGGCACGAGGTCTGGTTCATCTTTGCTTTGCCTTCCGCCCAGACAAACCAATCAATTTTGTAATCAATCaggtcaagttcaatcaATATCGGGACATCACCTGGTGGGCTCAAGCTCTCAATGGTCGTCTTGACTGACGAATTACCAGACACGCAAATGAAGCAAAATCGTGCATTTGACCTCGACAGGTTACCGAATGGACCGACCGATGCGCCGGCCTAACAATGCAACGTGACTTGCAATTGGCTGGATCGGGTCATGGATACCTTGCGTGTCTCGTCTCTGGTCTCTGTCCAGTCTCTTTCTTGCCCTCTCGGGCCTTGTTTCCGCCGCCAACCAGTTGAGTCAACCAGTCAACCAGTTTGGTGGCTCTGATGCTGGCGCTGGTTCTCATGCACTCGCTCGCATTTGGCTTTAGCCCCAGCCAACATTCAAagtccaacattgaaaggccCGCACGATGCCACGCTCACACCCTCCATTTCGCATTTTACGTCACTTCGGTCGCCTCACAATCGATATGCTACTGCAGGACAGCAAATGAGACTAGTACAAGCATGTACAATTTTGGGTCCAGCTCCATCCAACGCCCGCGCTTTGGACATGATGGACGAACAGGGGAGGATCCTTGGGTCTCTGACAGCCGAGTTGATTCTTCAGCCCTGAGTGAAGAGCTGCCTTGGATGGAGTTGGCCGATGAACCTTGGCCATCGCTGGTTGCTTTTTCAAGGCTGGCATTGGCATTCGTCCTCTTGACCCTTGAAGTTGATACCACCAggaggtcgaggtcgaggtcgacTCAATTTATCTGGACGTGAGTAACTTtgcgaccagacaacatCACCTCGGAGCAAGGCCGGTTTTTCGTGGAGGGCTCTACCAGGCCTGTTATCCATTCACTCCAAGAGCAAAGCTCATCACTAGCTTCTCGCACGAAGACTCACCAGTATGTCTGATATTAGGTGCCCACCCTCGCCGATGTTGCTCCATTTTACTTCCATGTTTGCAGGACTGACGACCCAAAGCTGTCAAGGGCTGACTGGCGGGCAGACCGTTTGTTTTCGCTTCGCTCGGCTGCTTCAATACTGTACTGAATCACATCACACACCGTGCGGCATAATTGCCTCAACGCTTCTCTTTACATCCTCTCAATATTCATaattctcatcttcttccaccgACCAAGTTCATCACCAAatcccaaaacaaaaaaacCACGCGACGCATTCCCACTTGGTGGCGGCCAAGTGGACCTTTTTTCTCAACAGCTAAaatccaccagacgcttACAAGGGCAAACTCCCGCCACTGGTTCAAAAGAGGTGTGGGCAGACATAAGattggtgtttgcttggcagtctggtctggtattAGTCGTCCCCCAAAGTTTAGGGTCTCGTAACGAGTCTCTCATCCCGACGTCACTGTTCAATACAGCCGACATCCCATTTTTGCAACCCTTTCTGCCGACACCATTTACGAGCATATTCGCCCCCGGGCCATTGGAAGGACGCCAAATTGAGTGAGATATCACAACTTTATCATATCGACCGCCCACTATTGCAAACCGACTTCAACTTTGCTACGATCAAAATCAAATGGCGCCAATCTCTGCGCTCAAGCAGTAGGAATCGTGCGGCCGTTGCGCATAAGACACTACAATACCGCGCGCCACCTCGGGAACATGTTTGCGCCGGCAGCATCCGCTCACGCCATTCTATTATAAGATACTACCGTGCAACTCGACCATAAGAGGAACCGAGACCGTCGTCCTGTCT
This window contains:
- a CDS encoding amino acid permease (similar to Neosartorya fischeri NRRL 181 XP_001263641.1), whose translation is MDSVQQHVRRGSSSSRLEKRRASIADDAAQLEAMGHKQELKRNFSMISMLGLAFAILNTWTALAASITLALPSGGTSAVIWGLMVAGVCNLCLAASLAEFLSAYPTAGGQYHWAAIISWKKSSRAISYVTGWINVCGWVALSATGPLLGSTFIVNIISLFNHEYDAKPWHQFLIYIGFALIALVINAFLTRLLPYFTKAAFFWSITGFVIIVITVLACASPDFQTGDFVYGQFINNVGWPDGLAWLLGLLQGAFALTGFDATAHMIEEIPDPQRQGPKIMLYCIGIGMFTGFIFLSGLLFCVNNIDNVIEAGWGPLLEIFMQATKSKAGSTCLLIFPLLCMVFTTTTLVCTSTRMSYAFARDRGMPFSSFFARVHPTLDVPLNALFWTVAWVIVFGCIFLGSSSTFNAITAASVVALGVTYAIPPAINVLRGRKMLPENRTFKLTGVFGWTLNIVGILWSILTTVLFVFPPEIPVTANNMNYCIVAFGVMLLIAGGTWVFDGRKHYEGPHLDVQGLIEGKVEGMEPVKGVDSENKTQEELVEARTTIPIDA